The Puntigrus tetrazona isolate hp1 chromosome 3, ASM1883169v1, whole genome shotgun sequence genome contains a region encoding:
- the rabep2 gene encoding rab GTPase-binding effector protein 2, producing the protein MDALDTTASRGDEQHDVGAEADLQTQLIECRAQLEHWQGVARICELSKQEELQELQKQCDQEIQSLQEALRETAAQYEVRISVLQSERAQWRRATSSQNTKGIFKKVEGSSPPQGGSPPLRTAEHEGSGSDSDPLELLAETSDAETTGLMMDYFPQHCDSASLSSFSLDTPSLPRHRPPQDDTASLVSTGTLVPEAIYLPPPGHRLVTHADWDKLQAQLVELQEELTELQKQKTELEKELDVQSTETQKQLSVLQCQVQTSETLLQDLQKSFSQSQNAVQSRLAELSYSQKRVCNELSKLKGEDADVDENSLPPHSPTLEAAHCEERLRIEIVNLQDQLETRTEESEILEVKLASLTVETDRIQIQKEKLEAELQECRVEVQGLRVALSHLQKDNRSHVQEKAVLQQQCLEYRSQVISLRSQLDTSQTVQKDFVQLSQSLQVKLEQIRQAESLNQVKHILGEEIEDADLPADAT; encoded by the exons ATGGACGCGTTGGACACGACAGCATCGCGCGGGGACGAGCAGCACGACG TGGGAGCTGAGGCAGACCTGCAGACGCAGCTAATCGAGTGTCGAGCTCAACTCGAGCACTGGCAGGGCGTGGCGAGGATCTGCGAGCTTAGCAAGCAGGAGGAGCTCCAGGAGCTGCAAAAACAATGCGACCAGGAGATTCAGTCCTTGCAGGAGGCTCTGAGAG AAACCGCTGCTCAGTATGAGGTCAGAATATCTGTTCTGCAGTCAGAACGAGCACAGTGGAGGAGAGCCACTTCATCCCAGAACACTAAG GGTATCTTTAAAAAGGTGGAGGGTAGCTCTCCCCCACAGGGTGGTTCCCCTCCCCTGCGGACTGCTGAGCATGAGGGGTCAGGTTCAGACTCTGATCCACTGGAGCTGTTGGCGGAGACGTCAGATGCAGAGACAACAGGCCTTATGATGGACTACTTTCCCCAGCACTGTGACTCTGCCTCCCTGTCTTCTTTCTCTCTGGACACGCCCTCTTTGCCCCGACACCGGCCCCCTCAAGACGACACCGCCTCCCTGGTGTCCACAGGAACCCTGGTGCCTGAAGCCATCTACCTGCCACCTCCGGGCCACAGGCTGGTCACGCATGCAGACTGGGACAAACTGCAAGCACAA CTTGTAGAGCTTCAAGAGGAGCTGACAGAACTTCAAAAGCAGAAAACTGAGCTGGAGAAAGAACTGGATGTGCAAAGTACAGAGACACAAAAACAG TTGTCGGTACTTCAGTGTCAGGTGCAAACCTCTGAAACCCTTCTTCAAGACCTACAGAAATCATTTAGCCAGTCACAAAATGCGGTCCAGAGCAGATTG GCGGAGCTGTCTTACTCTCAGAAGAGAGTTTGTAATGAGCTCTCCAAGTTGAAAGGTGAAGACGCTGATGTGGATGAAAATAGCCTACCACCCCACAGTCCAACACTAGAG GCAGCTCACTGTGAGGAGAGACTTCGTATTGAAATAGTCAACTTACAGGATCAGCTGGAGACACGCACGGAAGAAAGCG AAATTTTAGAAG TTAAGCTTGCCAGCCTCACAGTAGAGACAGACCGCATACAGATCCAAAAGGAAAAG CTGGAGGCTGAGCTGCAGGAGTGTCGAGTGGAAGTGCAGGGTCTGCGGGTGGCGCTTTCTCACCTTCAGAAGGACAACAGATCTCACGTCCAGGAGAAG GCGGTACTGCAGCAGCAGTGTTTAGAGTACCGCAGTCAGGTGATCAGTCTGCGCTCTCAACTAGATACTAGTCAAACCGTGCAGAAGGATTTCGTGCAGCTGTCGCAGTCACTGCAG GTGAAATTGGAGCAGATTCGCCAGGCAGAGTCTTTAAACCAAGTGAAGCACATTCTAGGGGAGGAGATTGAAGACGCTGATTTGCCTGCAGATGCCACATGA